In Halarcobacter mediterraneus, the following proteins share a genomic window:
- a CDS encoding response regulator transcription factor, with amino-acid sequence MKILLLEDDLDYKLSIKDYLESLAYEVDDYEDGEEALNAIYDNKYHILILDIRVPKLNGYELVKTIREDGNNTPVIYITSLTDINNLSLGYELGCNDYIKKPFSPKELKYRIEQLIKLFYGNETTKKLRLKPNFTYDIVKKELYLEDKLVNLTKKESEVVFYLISKKNQFITIEELRTEVWDDKYICEADIRVCIKKIRDKTSKELIKNQRGIGYKIDREE; translated from the coding sequence ATGAAAATATTATTACTTGAAGATGACCTAGACTACAAACTTAGTATAAAAGATTATTTAGAATCTTTAGCCTATGAAGTTGATGATTATGAAGATGGAGAAGAAGCTTTAAATGCAATTTATGACAATAAATATCATATTCTTATTTTAGATATTAGAGTTCCTAAACTAAATGGCTATGAGTTGGTAAAAACTATAAGAGAAGATGGCAATAATACTCCTGTGATTTATATTACCTCTTTAACTGATATTAATAACTTAAGTTTAGGTTATGAACTTGGCTGCAATGACTATATAAAGAAACCCTTCTCACCCAAAGAATTAAAATACAGAATAGAACAACTAATAAAACTTTTTTATGGTAATGAAACAACAAAAAAATTAAGACTAAAACCAAACTTTACCTATGATATAGTAAAAAAAGAACTTTATTTGGAAGATAAGCTTGTAAATCTAACAAAAAAAGAATCAGAAGTTGTTTTTTATCTAATTTCAAAAAAGAATCAATTTATAACAATAGAAGAACTAAGAACTGAAGTTTGGGATGACAAATATATTTGTGAAGCAGATATCAGAGTTTGTATAAAAAAAATAAGAGATAAAACCTCTAAAGAGTTAATTAAAAATCAAAGAGGTATAGGATATAAAATTGATAGAGAAGAGTAA
- a CDS encoding cache domain-containing protein, with protein sequence MSYLNSKTNKYLFIIVLLTSFFIVFIFYFLNNINNSNELLSKLENSLSTTKNLFEEQKRYALSLAILLSEDKEIINSYLKSNREESFKIVNKKIETLKQFQNSNFEIQIHNKDLTTYLRSWNLDIKDIPLASFRNGLVKVKKEKKPLVSIELGKRLNIKAISPILQDNKFLGSIEAIVDFEYLSEELKEKGYKLFVLLDEKYLSIATDLKNNNTISKFVLVNNANIFDLKDLDLNNLKDYGYTSNENYSFAYFSYYDLNHKHLGYIFTAIENNHHIDIKNSFDYEATNLNSKVRIK encoded by the coding sequence TTGAGCTATTTAAACTCAAAAACTAATAAGTATTTATTTATAATAGTACTTTTAACCTCTTTTTTTATTGTTTTTATTTTTTATTTTTTAAATAATATAAATAATAGCAATGAACTTCTAAGTAAATTAGAAAACTCTCTAAGTACTACTAAAAACCTTTTTGAAGAACAAAAAAGATATGCTTTATCTTTAGCAATTTTACTTTCTGAAGATAAAGAGATTATAAATAGTTATCTAAAAAGTAATAGAGAAGAAAGTTTTAAAATAGTAAATAAAAAAATAGAAACTTTAAAACAATTTCAAAATAGTAATTTTGAAATACAAATCCATAATAAAGACCTAACAACTTACCTAAGAAGTTGGAATTTAGATATAAAAGATATTCCTCTAGCTTCATTTAGAAATGGCTTGGTAAAAGTAAAAAAAGAGAAAAAACCTTTAGTTTCAATAGAACTTGGTAAAAGATTAAATATAAAAGCAATTTCGCCTATTTTACAAGATAATAAATTCTTAGGTTCTATTGAAGCTATTGTTGACTTTGAATATTTATCAGAAGAATTGAAAGAAAAAGGATATAAACTTTTTGTACTATTAGACGAAAAATATTTATCTATTGCAACAGATTTAAAAAATAATAATACTATTTCAAAGTTTGTATTAGTAAATAATGCTAATATTTTTGACTTAAAAGACTTAGACCTAAACAATTTAAAAGATTATGGATATACTTCAAATGAAAATTACTCATTTGCATATTTTTCATATTATGATTTAAATCATAAACATTTAGGATATATTTTCACTGCAATTGAAAACAATCATCATATAGACATAAAAAATAGCTTTGATTATGAAGCTACAAATCTTAACTCTAAGGTAAGAATTAAATGA
- the ftsY gene encoding signal recognition particle-docking protein FtsY, whose product MFSFFKKKKEDEKLEEEIILQEENEKTIEKEEPQEETNTSLVEEDTSTSNEDSKGFFTKALSKTFENIKSVVPQKKEKIAFEDIEEMLIEADMEYEIIEKAMDGLPEMITRKQLRHRLVMLFEHAPEVDLSNLPKPFVRLIIGVNGAGKTTTIAKLANLSKKEGKSVILGAGDTFRAAAIEQLDTWAQKLNVPIIKTKQGHDASAVAYDTISSAVAKDIDNVIIDTAGRLQTQTNLSNELKKIVKVCNKAKEGVPHQKLMILDGTQGNTAIAQAKAFNEMVGVNGIIVTKLDGTAKGGALFSISNQLELPIFYVGIGEKQDDLIEFSPDDFVDSLLDEIYTAE is encoded by the coding sequence ATGTTCAGTTTTTTTAAAAAGAAAAAAGAAGATGAAAAACTTGAAGAAGAGATAATTCTTCAAGAAGAAAATGAAAAAACAATAGAAAAAGAAGAACCTCAAGAAGAAACTAATACTTCTTTAGTAGAAGAAGACACTAGTACTTCAAATGAGGATTCAAAAGGTTTTTTTACTAAAGCCTTATCAAAAACATTTGAAAATATAAAATCAGTTGTTCCACAAAAAAAAGAAAAGATTGCTTTTGAAGATATTGAAGAAATGCTAATTGAAGCAGATATGGAATATGAAATTATTGAAAAAGCAATGGATGGACTTCCTGAAATGATTACAAGAAAACAGCTAAGACATAGACTTGTAATGCTTTTTGAACATGCACCGGAAGTTGATTTATCAAATTTACCAAAACCATTTGTAAGATTGATTATTGGAGTAAATGGAGCAGGAAAAACAACAACAATTGCAAAATTAGCAAACCTAAGTAAAAAAGAAGGGAAAAGTGTTATTTTAGGTGCTGGAGATACATTTAGAGCAGCAGCCATTGAACAACTTGATACTTGGGCTCAAAAACTTAATGTTCCGATTATAAAAACAAAACAAGGGCATGATGCTAGTGCAGTAGCTTATGATACTATTTCTTCAGCCGTTGCAAAAGATATAGATAATGTAATAATTGACACAGCAGGAAGACTACAAACACAAACAAATTTAAGTAATGAACTTAAAAAAATTGTAAAAGTATGTAATAAAGCAAAAGAAGGTGTTCCTCATCAAAAACTTATGATTCTTGATGGGACACAAGGTAATACAGCAATAGCACAAGCTAAAGCTTTTAATGAAATGGTTGGAGTAAATGGAATTATTGTGACTAAACTTGATGGTACGGCAAAAGGTGGAGCGCTATTTTCTATATCAAACCAACTTGAACTACCAATATTTTATGTAGGTATTGGAGAAAAGCAAGACGACTTAATAGAGTTCAGCCCAGATGATTTTGTTGATAGTTTATTAGACGAAATTTATACAGCTGAATAA
- a CDS encoding TlpA family protein disulfide reductase, protein MQFKILAFFIISLSLLLTGCDSKKEEKEIVKEVQTKFTLKAQDQSSLTIEKKEEKVLIPELKGKAVLLNFWATWCPPCRAEIPHLNNLRKKYEGQLEIVGLNLGKKDGTLLTDQELNRFIEEYEISYLITNTQDNFKIADQIGSVKSIPTLFLIDPEGNIAQRYVGVVPEEMMEVDIENALGK, encoded by the coding sequence ATGCAGTTTAAAATATTAGCATTTTTTATAATTTCTCTAAGCCTGCTACTTACGGGTTGTGATTCTAAAAAAGAAGAAAAAGAAATTGTAAAAGAAGTTCAAACAAAATTTACATTGAAAGCACAAGATCAAAGTAGTCTAACAATAGAGAAAAAAGAAGAAAAAGTACTTATACCTGAATTAAAAGGTAAAGCTGTTTTATTAAACTTTTGGGCGACTTGGTGTCCTCCATGTAGAGCTGAAATCCCTCATTTAAATAATTTAAGAAAAAAATATGAAGGACAACTTGAGATTGTTGGATTAAATTTAGGGAAAAAAGATGGAACTTTATTAACAGATCAAGAACTTAATAGATTTATTGAAGAGTATGAAATCTCATATTTAATAACAAATACTCAAGATAACTTCAAAATTGCTGATCAAATTGGTTCTGTAAAAAGTATCCCAACTCTTTTTCTAATAGACCCTGAAGGAAATATTGCTCAAAGATATGTAGGTGTTGTTCCTGAAGAAATGATGGAAGTAGATATTGAAAATGCTCTTGGAAAATAA
- a CDS encoding 5-formyltetrahydrofolate cyclo-ligase: MKENHKSDFRKLCIKKLEFSSHFSKYYKDKKTVEKLEEFIKLNNFKNILLYIPMSMEVDVLPLINRLRKAKLNVFVPFMVKDSFKLVKYRLPLKKKRFGIREPNNSFCIHPKVDLAIVPVVGMDKEWKRIGFGKGMYDRFFYRLDYKPTIVFTQLTLCKSNEKLSNKYDIQADFIITS; encoded by the coding sequence ATGAAAGAAAATCACAAAAGTGATTTTAGAAAATTGTGTATTAAAAAATTAGAGTTTTCAAGCCACTTTTCAAAGTATTATAAAGATAAGAAAACAGTAGAGAAATTAGAAGAATTTATAAAACTGAATAATTTCAAAAATATATTGTTATATATTCCAATGAGTATGGAAGTAGATGTACTTCCATTAATCAATAGACTAAGAAAGGCAAAACTTAATGTTTTTGTTCCTTTCATGGTGAAGGACAGTTTTAAATTAGTAAAGTATAGATTACCATTAAAAAAGAAGAGATTTGGTATTAGGGAACCAAATAACTCTTTTTGTATTCATCCAAAAGTAGATTTAGCCATTGTTCCTGTAGTAGGAATGGATAAAGAATGGAAAAGAATAGGTTTTGGTAAAGGAATGTATGATAGATTTTTTTATAGGTTAGATTATAAGCCTACTATTGTTTTTACTCAATTAACACTTTGTAAGTCAAATGAAAAACTAAGCAATAAATATGATATTCAAGCTGATTTTATAATTACAAGTTAA
- the rny gene encoding ribonuclease Y, whose amino-acid sequence MELIIVGVVVALISVAITIFVVKKINKAKFDIYIEQAKAKAKVIEHEAKVILKDAQIKAKKDYEREFKSAKKEYDEMLSKIERKEKELNHHLESELKAIKEQKAQIVEKNEKITTIKEGLKRQQKTYDEKITNTIKVLENASGLTQDEAKELMLEKVKEDSRAQIASIFRRKYKLAEQKAKDEVNNMLSQAVTRYAGEFAAERLINNLPINDEETKGKIIGKEGRNIKALEMLLGVDIIIDDTPNTITISSFNLYRRAIATRTIEELLEDGRIQPARIEEIYNKVKTEFDNNILKEGEDVVMELGIKSMHPELIKLVGRLRYRASYGQNALKHTLEVANLAGLVAAQMGGDAILARRAGLLHDIGKALTHDMPGSHVDLGAEICRRYDEPDTVINAVYAHHGHEEPINVESAAVCAADALSAARPGARREVLESFLKRVEEVENISTSKTGVINAYAINAGREVRVIVKAELVNDDEAILLATEIAKEIEEKVQYPGEIKVNVIRELRASSYAR is encoded by the coding sequence ATGGAATTAATAATAGTAGGAGTTGTAGTTGCCCTTATAAGTGTTGCAATTACAATATTTGTAGTAAAAAAAATTAATAAAGCAAAATTTGATATTTATATTGAACAAGCAAAAGCAAAAGCAAAAGTTATTGAGCATGAAGCAAAAGTTATTTTAAAAGATGCTCAAATAAAAGCAAAAAAAGATTATGAAAGAGAATTTAAATCTGCTAAAAAAGAGTATGATGAAATGCTTTCAAAAATCGAAAGAAAAGAAAAAGAGTTAAATCATCACTTAGAGTCTGAGTTAAAAGCTATAAAAGAACAAAAAGCACAAATAGTTGAAAAAAATGAAAAAATTACAACTATTAAAGAGGGTCTAAAAAGACAACAAAAAACTTATGATGAAAAGATTACTAATACAATAAAAGTATTGGAAAATGCTTCTGGTTTAACACAAGATGAAGCAAAAGAGTTAATGCTTGAAAAAGTAAAAGAAGATAGTCGAGCTCAAATTGCTTCAATTTTTAGAAGAAAGTATAAACTTGCAGAACAAAAAGCTAAAGATGAAGTAAATAATATGCTTTCTCAAGCAGTTACTCGATATGCAGGAGAGTTTGCAGCAGAAAGACTTATTAATAATTTACCTATTAATGATGAAGAAACAAAAGGGAAAATTATTGGTAAAGAAGGGCGAAATATTAAAGCTCTTGAGATGTTATTAGGTGTTGATATTATTATAGATGATACTCCAAATACAATTACAATATCATCTTTTAATCTTTATAGGCGTGCAATTGCAACTAGAACTATTGAAGAACTTCTTGAAGATGGAAGAATTCAACCTGCAAGAATTGAAGAGATTTACAACAAAGTAAAAACAGAGTTTGATAATAATATTTTAAAAGAAGGTGAAGATGTTGTTATGGAACTTGGTATTAAGTCTATGCACCCTGAACTTATCAAGTTAGTTGGAAGACTTAGATATAGAGCTTCATATGGACAAAATGCCTTAAAGCATACTTTAGAAGTAGCAAATTTAGCAGGATTAGTGGCTGCTCAAATGGGTGGAGATGCAATTTTAGCAAGACGTGCAGGACTTTTACATGATATTGGAAAGGCATTAACTCATGATATGCCAGGAAGTCATGTAGATTTAGGTGCTGAAATATGTAGAAGATATGATGAACCTGATACTGTAATAAATGCTGTTTATGCCCACCATGGACATGAAGAACCTATAAATGTAGAAAGTGCCGCTGTATGTGCAGCAGATGCTTTAAGTGCTGCTAGACCAGGTGCTAGAAGAGAAGTTTTAGAAAGCTTCTTAAAAAGAGTAGAAGAGGTTGAAAATATTTCTACTTCTAAAACTGGTGTTATTAATGCATATGCAATTAATGCAGGACGTGAAGTAAGAGTTATAGTAAAAGCAGAGTTAGTAAATGATGATGAAGCAATTTTACTTGCAACTGAAATTGCTAAAGAAATTGAAGAAAAAGTTCAATATCCAGGTGAAATTAAAGTTAATGTAATAAGAGAGCTTAGAGCTTCTTCTTATGCAAGATAA
- a CDS encoding DUF2062 domain-containing protein, protein MPRKKLKKVLPSHEKIKEQKLLKIFGNFLHKREIWSLSRKKVVGGVLVGIFVACLPMPLQVVLVTLLAIYFSVNLPISFLLIFTSNPLTMPILFYFEYKIGNIILGNTDYIEFNFESMYDNFDQIAISLWIGAITFGIFASIICAIFVNYFWIISVKRSRKR, encoded by the coding sequence TTGCCAAGAAAGAAATTAAAAAAAGTGCTTCCAAGCCATGAAAAAATAAAAGAACAAAAACTTTTAAAAATATTTGGTAACTTTTTACATAAGAGAGAAATTTGGAGTCTTTCTAGAAAAAAAGTTGTTGGAGGAGTTTTAGTTGGAATCTTTGTAGCCTGTTTACCCATGCCTTTACAAGTAGTTTTAGTAACTCTTTTAGCAATTTACTTTAGTGTGAATCTTCCTATTAGTTTTCTTCTTATATTTACAAGTAACCCTTTAACTATGCCTATTCTTTTTTATTTTGAATATAAAATAGGAAATATTATTTTAGGAAATACAGATTATATAGAATTTAACTTTGAATCAATGTATGATAATTTCGATCAAATAGCTATTTCTCTTTGGATAGGTGCAATAACCTTTGGAATATTTGCAAGTATTATTTGTGCTATTTTTGTAAATTATTTTTGGATAATTAGTGTAAAAAGAAGTAGAAAAAGATAA
- the rsmD gene encoding 16S rRNA (guanine(966)-N(2))-methyltransferase RsmD codes for MTNNKPTTKIIAGKYKGKVLELPSLDVTRSSKARLKESLFNVIQFDICDKIFIESFAGSGSIGLEAISRDAKRAYFVELDRSSYKVLLKNCKLVEAAKCQTFMADTFVQTPAILESLKNSNDEIILYVDPPFDYREGMNEIYEKSFEMIKNIENENIFLIVLEHVSSLEVPETLGSFSLKKTKKFGKSSLSYFEYTKA; via the coding sequence ATGACTAATAATAAACCAACAACAAAAATAATTGCAGGAAAGTATAAAGGAAAAGTTTTAGAACTGCCTTCCTTAGATGTTACAAGAAGTTCAAAAGCAAGATTAAAAGAGTCTTTGTTCAATGTAATACAATTTGATATTTGTGATAAAATATTCATCGAAAGCTTTGCAGGTAGTGGAAGTATTGGACTTGAAGCTATTAGTAGGGATGCCAAAAGAGCTTACTTTGTAGAACTTGATAGAAGTTCATATAAAGTATTATTGAAAAATTGTAAGTTAGTTGAAGCTGCTAAATGTCAAACTTTTATGGCAGATACTTTTGTTCAAACACCAGCAATTTTAGAGAGTTTAAAAAATTCAAATGATGAAATTATTTTATATGTAGATCCACCTTTTGATTATAGAGAAGGAATGAATGAAATATATGAGAAGTCATTTGAAATGATAAAAAATATTGAAAATGAAAATATATTTTTAATTGTTCTAGAACATGTTTCAAGTTTAGAAGTACCTGAAACTTTAGGTAGTTTTTCTTTGAAAAAAACTAAAAAGTTTGGAAAAAGTTCTTTATCATATTTTGAATATACGAAAGCATAA
- a CDS encoding ABC transporter permease: MIKWALTLLISLVLLVFFLPFFYTISAYELNPSKILLSPSFEHIMGTDRLGRDIFARVLQGGQTSLIIGFLSASIASLIGLFVGINAAFFKGNVDKATVILIDLFLTFPTFFLLLALVAYIQASIIVLIIVISITGWMSMARLIRSESFAIGNQAFIKILKLANVSKTKIIFKYFAPLLAPIFLISFTFGVGGAILAESGLSFLGLGVNPPEMSWGSLLSDGKAVLDIAWWVSFFPGLMIFLVTFSLMQVSDYLQTKFNSKEIQKT; the protein is encoded by the coding sequence ATGATAAAATGGGCATTAACTTTACTAATATCTTTAGTTTTATTAGTTTTTTTTCTGCCGTTTTTTTATACTATTTCTGCTTATGAGTTGAATCCTTCAAAAATACTTCTTTCTCCTTCTTTTGAACATATTATGGGAACAGATAGATTAGGAAGAGATATCTTTGCACGAGTTTTACAAGGGGGACAAACTTCTTTAATAATAGGTTTTCTAAGTGCCTCTATTGCTTCTTTAATTGGACTTTTTGTTGGTATTAATGCAGCTTTTTTTAAAGGAAATGTTGATAAAGCAACAGTTATATTAATAGATTTATTTCTTACTTTTCCAACTTTCTTTCTTCTTCTTGCTTTAGTCGCTTATATTCAAGCTTCAATTATTGTTTTAATAATTGTCATTTCTATTACAGGTTGGATGAGTATGGCAAGACTTATTCGAAGTGAAAGTTTTGCCATAGGTAATCAAGCTTTTATAAAGATATTGAAACTTGCTAATGTTTCAAAAACAAAGATTATATTCAAGTATTTTGCTCCGCTTTTAGCTCCTATTTTTTTAATCTCATTTACTTTTGGAGTTGGAGGAGCAATTTTAGCAGAATCAGGACTTTCTTTTTTAGGTTTAGGAGTTAATCCTCCTGAAATGTCTTGGGGAAGTTTATTAAGTGATGGTAAGGCTGTTCTTGATATAGCTTGGTGGGTTAGTTTTTTCCCTGGACTTATGATTTTTTTAGTCACTTTTAGTTTAATGCAAGTTTCTGATTATTTACAAACAAAATTCAATTCAAAAGAAATTCAAAAAACATAA
- a CDS encoding Na+/H+ antiporter NhaC family protein, whose translation MTKILFILLVFPICLLANAENNASIYGALTLLPPLVAILLAFITRNVIFSLFMGILVGTFLANISGDNIVASFFNAFVDMSAKMIGSLADSWNAGIVLQVLTIGGMIAVITKMGGPRAIAQKLASKAKSPATAQFYTWLMGFFIFFDDYANSLVVGPIMRPVTDKLKIAREKLAFVIDSTAAPIAGLALISTWVGYELSLIKDAYVAIGQPEVNAFAIFVETLPYRFYNILMLAFVFISALSLREFGPMHTAAKRAYEKGQVTNPKTDSTLMNQENSFMMPKEDTSYSIFNALVPIGVLIIVSIVGFYINGVSSLEGKSLQAVQADPYSFSSIQLAFGAADASIVIFEAALLASLVAIGMGLQQKIFSLHEAIETWVFGVKSLIITAVILILAWSLSAVMKELGTAHYLVTMLSDSTPQFILPTVIFILGSIISFSTGTSYGTMGILMPLTIPLASAVGVYTGLEGIELHNYIVLNVGAVLTGAILGDHCSPISDTSILSSMASSCNHMDHISTQLPYSLFVGFVSIVFGFLPAALGVSVYILLPLGLAVIFLTIRFYGKPYMTN comes from the coding sequence ATAACTAAAATTCTATTTATACTTTTAGTTTTTCCTATTTGTTTATTGGCAAATGCTGAAAATAATGCCTCAATTTATGGTGCCTTAACACTTTTACCTCCTTTGGTTGCTATTTTATTAGCTTTTATTACAAGAAATGTGATTTTCTCATTATTTATGGGAATTTTAGTTGGAACTTTCTTAGCAAATATTAGTGGCGATAATATTGTTGCTTCTTTTTTTAATGCTTTTGTTGATATGTCAGCAAAAATGATTGGTTCTCTTGCAGATTCTTGGAATGCAGGTATCGTATTACAAGTTTTAACAATTGGGGGAATGATAGCAGTAATTACTAAAATGGGTGGTCCAAGGGCAATTGCTCAAAAACTTGCATCAAAAGCAAAAAGCCCAGCAACTGCACAATTTTATACTTGGTTAATGGGGTTTTTTATTTTCTTTGATGATTATGCAAACTCTTTAGTTGTAGGACCTATTATGCGACCGGTAACTGATAAATTAAAAATAGCAAGGGAAAAATTAGCTTTTGTTATTGACTCTACAGCTGCACCAATTGCAGGTCTTGCACTTATTTCTACTTGGGTTGGATATGAATTATCATTAATCAAAGATGCTTATGTAGCAATTGGGCAACCAGAAGTAAATGCTTTTGCAATTTTTGTAGAAACATTACCATATCGATTTTATAATATTTTAATGCTTGCTTTTGTTTTTATTTCAGCTCTTTCTTTAAGGGAGTTTGGTCCAATGCACACGGCTGCTAAAAGGGCTTATGAAAAAGGACAAGTAACAAATCCAAAAACTGATTCTACTTTAATGAATCAAGAAAACTCTTTTATGATGCCAAAAGAAGATACTTCTTATTCTATTTTTAATGCTTTAGTTCCAATTGGTGTTTTGATTATTGTTTCAATAGTTGGATTTTATATAAATGGAGTTAGTTCTTTAGAAGGCAAAAGTTTACAAGCAGTTCAAGCTGATCCCTATAGTTTTTCATCTATTCAGTTGGCTTTTGGTGCGGCTGATGCTTCTATTGTAATCTTTGAAGCAGCACTTTTAGCATCTTTAGTTGCTATTGGAATGGGACTTCAGCAAAAGATTTTTTCTTTACATGAAGCAATTGAAACTTGGGTTTTTGGGGTTAAATCTCTTATTATTACAGCGGTTATTTTAATCTTAGCATGGTCTTTATCTGCTGTTATGAAAGAGTTAGGAACTGCTCATTATCTTGTAACAATGTTATCTGATTCAACACCTCAATTTATTTTACCAACAGTAATTTTTATATTAGGTTCAATAATTTCTTTTTCTACTGGAACTTCTTATGGAACAATGGGAATTTTAATGCCTTTAACTATTCCTTTAGCTAGTGCTGTTGGAGTTTATACAGGTTTAGAAGGAATTGAATTACATAATTATATTGTTTTAAATGTTGGTGCTGTATTAACAGGGGCAATTTTGGGTGATCATTGTTCTCCTATTTCTGATACTTCAATTTTATCATCAATGGCTTCCTCTTGTAATCATATGGATCATATCTCTACACAATTACCTTATTCACTTTTTGTAGGTTTTGTTTCTATAGTTTTTGGATTTTTACCAGCTGCTTTAGGCGTGTCTGTATATATATTATTGCCACTTGGATTAGCTGTGATTTTCTTAACTATAAGATTTTATGGAAAACCTTATATGACAAATTAA